Proteins co-encoded in one Petrotoga sp. 9PW.55.5.1 genomic window:
- a CDS encoding anhydro-N-acetylmuramic acid kinase: MLIIGLMSGTSIDGIDAALVEIKEKSPENLDVKVLNFMNKPYNKETRENILECCDPNKGTVDKICRLNFQLGEMLAQAAKEVVEEKGFNLKDVELIGSHGQTIYHDVGKDFVSSLQIGEAAIIAERTKITTINNFRTRDIAAGGEGAPLVPYVDYILFKSDEYNRVMQNLGGIGNFTYLPKKAKLEDIKGTDTGPGNMLIDGVVHILTNGEKNFDRDGKIAKKGEISDELLQKLYNHPFITKDFPKTTGREDFGLDYAQNIINIAKIMKLKDEDIVATVTYFTAYSVVDSYMRFIGENIDQVIISGGGSYNPTLIFMIKDCIKKMINKEISVMVLEDLGYSSDAKEAVAFAVLAYKTYKGQYNNVPQITGAKSYVTLGQIVPGNKNKNIDKTVF; the protein is encoded by the coding sequence ATGCTAATTATAGGATTGATGTCTGGTACATCTATCGACGGAATTGATGCAGCCTTGGTGGAAATAAAAGAAAAGTCCCCAGAAAATTTAGACGTTAAGGTTCTAAATTTTATGAACAAACCATATAATAAAGAAACAAGAGAAAATATTTTAGAATGCTGTGATCCAAACAAAGGAACAGTGGACAAAATATGTAGGTTAAATTTTCAATTAGGAGAAATGTTGGCTCAAGCAGCAAAAGAGGTTGTGGAAGAAAAAGGCTTTAATTTAAAAGATGTAGAATTGATTGGTTCTCATGGTCAAACTATATATCATGATGTTGGAAAAGATTTTGTTTCTAGCTTACAGATTGGAGAAGCAGCAATAATTGCAGAAAGAACCAAAATTACTACTATCAATAATTTCAGAACAAGAGATATAGCTGCTGGAGGGGAAGGAGCACCTTTAGTTCCCTACGTTGATTATATATTATTTAAAAGTGATGAATATAACAGGGTAATGCAAAATTTAGGTGGAATAGGGAATTTTACGTACCTTCCAAAAAAGGCAAAATTAGAAGATATAAAAGGTACTGATACAGGTCCAGGAAATATGTTAATTGATGGAGTTGTTCATATTTTAACAAATGGAGAAAAAAATTTTGATAGAGATGGAAAAATAGCAAAAAAAGGCGAAATTTCAGATGAATTATTGCAAAAATTATATAACCATCCGTTTATAACAAAAGACTTTCCCAAAACTACTGGAAGAGAAGATTTTGGACTTGATTATGCACAAAATATTATTAACATTGCAAAAATTATGAAATTAAAAGATGAGGATATTGTAGCAACAGTCACATATTTCACTGCCTATTCTGTTGTCGATTCTTATATGAGATTTATAGGTGAAAATATTGATCAAGTAATCATTTCTGGTGGAGGGAGTTATAACCCAACTTTAATTTTTATGATAAAAGATTGTATAAAGAAAATGATTAATAAAGAAATCTCTGTTATGGTTCTTGAGGATTTAGGTTATTCGAGTGATGCAAAAGAAGCTGTGGCTTTTGCTGTCTTAGCTTATAAAACTTACAAAGGGCAATATAACAACGTCCCTCAAATAACTGGTGCCAAAAGTTATGTAACTCTTGGACAAATAGTTCCCGGAAATAAAAACAAAAATATTGACAAAACCGTTTTTTGA
- a CDS encoding beta-N-acetylglucosaminidase domain-containing protein, with the protein MFSISKINPQPKKMFYEGENICFENTKLLLSTNFDLESFGNVFPKELFEFSKEKVEADLHIETLVSNSDRDLKDFIEINNFELTINSTNIEGYLIKVEKDKKVKIFSKSKRGLFYALQTFKSLIDWQLKCLPVVEIYDFPSFEMRGIIEGFYGKPWNHKNRMDILNFCGKNKMNTYWYAPKDDPYHREKWREDYPQNEMERLEELIKLSKENFVDFVFCVSPGLSIKFSDQKEFELLSKKYYELFTKGIKNFAILFDDIPEKLFYEEDEEEFKGNYGLAQTYITNKLYEFLKEKDSNINLYFCPTEYWQKEDSLYRRTIKETLNTNIPVIWTGDGVWSKRVSRKNADEVSNQFGHELILWDNYPVNDADKAQLFLAPVMNRESDLHKSNVKGVLSNPMNQPCASMIALGTIADYLWNSEGYEPWESWKKSIFNLVGSEYYKQMKLFSENFLNSRLFNETSSKLKKLIKDYNSDPVKNKNGLIEYLIELENLSKNLEDIDKSLYLDIEPWLNKLSKLSTIVINLLTMSAEEKKENIEKLEKEMERLGEYIVCGGILEKFAKNL; encoded by the coding sequence ATGTTTTCAATTTCAAAAATAAACCCCCAACCAAAAAAGATGTTTTATGAAGGGGAAAATATTTGTTTTGAAAATACAAAATTGTTACTTTCTACCAATTTTGATTTAGAATCTTTTGGTAATGTATTCCCTAAAGAGCTTTTTGAATTTTCAAAAGAAAAGGTAGAAGCTGACTTACATATTGAAACTTTAGTTTCCAATTCTGATAGAGATTTAAAAGATTTTATTGAAATTAACAATTTTGAATTAACTATTAATTCAACAAATATTGAAGGTTATCTTATTAAAGTTGAAAAGGATAAGAAAGTAAAAATATTTTCAAAATCTAAAAGAGGCCTTTTTTATGCACTTCAAACTTTTAAATCTCTTATTGATTGGCAGTTAAAATGTTTACCAGTAGTCGAAATATATGACTTTCCTTCTTTCGAAATGAGAGGGATAATTGAAGGTTTCTATGGAAAACCCTGGAACCATAAAAATAGGATGGATATTTTAAATTTTTGTGGTAAAAATAAGATGAATACGTATTGGTATGCGCCTAAAGATGATCCATACCACAGAGAAAAGTGGAGAGAAGATTATCCGCAAAATGAAATGGAAAGATTAGAAGAACTTATAAAGCTTTCAAAAGAAAACTTTGTTGATTTTGTATTTTGTGTGAGCCCGGGACTTAGTATAAAATTCAGTGATCAAAAGGAATTCGAGTTACTTAGCAAGAAATACTATGAACTTTTTACTAAAGGAATTAAAAATTTTGCTATTTTGTTCGATGATATTCCAGAAAAGCTTTTTTATGAAGAAGATGAAGAGGAATTCAAAGGAAATTATGGACTTGCTCAAACATATATAACAAATAAGTTGTATGAATTTTTAAAAGAAAAAGATTCAAATATTAACTTATACTTTTGCCCTACAGAATATTGGCAAAAAGAAGACTCATTATATAGGCGGACAATAAAAGAAACATTAAATACGAATATCCCTGTAATATGGACAGGAGACGGGGTGTGGTCAAAACGAGTTAGTAGAAAAAATGCAGATGAAGTTTCTAACCAATTTGGCCATGAATTAATATTGTGGGATAACTATCCTGTGAATGATGCAGACAAAGCTCAACTTTTTTTAGCTCCTGTTATGAATAGAGAATCTGATTTACACAAATCTAATGTTAAAGGAGTTCTATCAAATCCTATGAATCAACCCTGTGCTTCTATGATAGCGTTGGGAACGATAGCAGATTATTTGTGGAACTCAGAAGGTTACGAACCCTGGGAAAGTTGGAAAAAATCAATTTTTAATTTAGTAGGATCTGAGTATTATAAACAGATGAAATTATTTAGTGAGAACTTTCTTAATTCAAGACTATTCAACGAGACATCTTCAAAGCTTAAAAAGCTGATAAAAGATTATAATTCTGATCCTGTAAAAAACAAAAATGGATTAATTGAATACTTAATAGAACTAGAAAATCTTTCAAAAAATCTTGAAGATATTGACAAGTCGTTATACCTAGATATCGAACCTTGGTTAAACAAACTCTCCAAACTTTCTACTATTGTAATAAACTTGCTTACCATGAGTGCGGAAGAAAAAAAGGAAAATATAGAAAAGTTAGAGAAAGAAATGGAGCGATTAGGAGAATATATAGTTTGTGGAGGCATTTTAGAAAAATTTGCTAAAAATCTTTAA
- a CDS encoding BadF/BadG/BcrA/BcrD ATPase family protein, producing the protein MRYLGMDGGGTHLAVTLIDEKKKITDRFKIDTGVNLTSVDLKRLKSILEDVHSKSQEVNGIVVSFSGAGTDKRKEVLRDILINTFNTNNVIVYNDGESILKFLFREKEIALVIAGTGALVIGMNHDKNIIRNGGWGHLFDDVGGGFWISTRIIQEAFKHRDGLREYDTIFEKLLKFYSVDKIEELTSLQLKEDFKTIISSFTKEALINPSDAVIEIIHDGLNDLSLRCKKILKLLNIKQLYFTGSLFNSEYYLNEFKKFMHGYSLIRVDTDVSEKMAFLAKEYFAK; encoded by the coding sequence ATGAGATATTTAGGAATGGATGGTGGAGGAACTCATTTAGCAGTTACATTAATCGATGAAAAAAAGAAAATAACTGATAGATTTAAGATTGATACAGGAGTCAATCTTACTTCTGTTGATTTAAAAAGATTAAAATCAATTTTAGAAGATGTTCATTCAAAATCTCAAGAAGTTAACGGCATTGTAGTTAGTTTTTCTGGAGCTGGTACAGATAAGAGAAAAGAGGTTTTAAGAGATATTCTAATTAATACATTTAATACAAATAATGTGATTGTATACAATGACGGAGAATCAATATTAAAATTTCTATTTAGAGAAAAAGAAATAGCTCTTGTGATAGCAGGTACAGGTGCCTTAGTTATAGGTATGAATCATGATAAAAATATAATCAGGAATGGAGGTTGGGGGCATTTATTTGATGATGTAGGAGGAGGTTTTTGGATATCTACAAGAATAATACAAGAAGCTTTTAAGCATCGCGATGGCTTAAGGGAATATGATACTATCTTTGAAAAACTTTTGAAATTCTATTCTGTAGATAAAATCGAAGAACTCACATCTCTTCAATTAAAAGAAGATTTTAAAACAATTATTTCTTCTTTCACTAAAGAAGCCTTAATAAACCCTTCCGACGCAGTAATCGAAATAATTCATGATGGGCTTAATGATCTTTCCTTAAGATGCAAGAAAATTTTGAAACTACTTAATATAAAACAACTTTACTTTACAGGGAGCCTATTCAATTCAGAATATTATCTAAATGAATTCAAAAAATTTATGCATGGATATTCTTTAATTCGAGTAGATACGGATGTCAGTGAAAAAATGGCTTTCTTAGCCAAAGAATATTTTGCAAAATAA
- a CDS encoding serine hydrolase has product MNKEDIETLNSVINSGLNKLYTGASILIGKKDKVLYRNFFGTKDGEEVLTESDIFDLASLTKIIATTTGIMKLIDENKINLEDKIGKYIKVSSPKSKVTIFELLTHTSGIPAYSQLWQKYSRDELYDRIINLQPQENTNKCYEYSCLNFVALMKIIEVVTQRSFKEYIENIFTTLGMRNTCYKPKNKEKTVATSIRDGKRIKGEVEDEIAYYMGGVSGNAGLFSNVDDLSIFVFNLLDYNIASKETFEFFTKALIKRGENITHIGYMAPPVAGCQYALDSSGFGHNGFTGTSLWVRTDGLFSIFLTNSVYYDRFLKKPELNVIRNRINNIVFSK; this is encoded by the coding sequence TTGAATAAAGAAGATATTGAAACTTTGAACAGCGTCATAAATTCCGGATTAAATAAATTATACACAGGTGCATCTATTTTAATAGGGAAAAAAGATAAGGTTTTGTATAGAAATTTTTTTGGTACCAAAGATGGTGAAGAAGTTCTCACAGAGAGCGATATTTTTGATTTAGCAAGTCTAACAAAAATAATAGCTACTACAACTGGCATAATGAAGTTAATCGATGAAAATAAGATAAATTTAGAAGATAAAATTGGTAAATATATAAAAGTTTCAAGCCCAAAAAGTAAAGTTACTATTTTTGAATTATTGACACATACTTCTGGAATACCTGCCTATTCACAACTTTGGCAAAAGTATAGTAGGGATGAGTTGTATGATAGAATAATAAATCTTCAACCCCAAGAAAACACAAACAAATGTTATGAGTATTCTTGCTTGAATTTTGTTGCTCTAATGAAAATTATTGAGGTGGTTACTCAAAGAAGTTTCAAAGAATACATCGAAAATATTTTTACAACTTTGGGAATGAGAAACACTTGCTATAAACCAAAAAATAAAGAAAAAACGGTAGCTACTTCTATTAGAGATGGCAAGAGAATAAAAGGAGAAGTTGAAGATGAAATAGCTTATTATATGGGTGGAGTAAGTGGAAACGCTGGTTTGTTCTCCAACGTTGATGATTTAAGTATTTTTGTTTTTAATTTATTAGACTATAATATCGCTTCAAAAGAAACTTTTGAATTTTTCACAAAGGCTTTGATTAAGAGAGGGGAAAATATCACTCATATAGGGTATATGGCTCCCCCAGTGGCTGGTTGCCAATACGCCCTTGATAGTTCGGGATTTGGTCATAACGGTTTTACAGGGACATCCCTTTGGGTTAGAACGGATGGGTTATTTTCTATTTTTCTGACTAATTCTGTTTACTACGATAGATTTTTGAAAAAACCAGAATTAAATGTTATAAGAAATAGAATTAACAATATCGTCTTTTCGAAATAA
- the plsY gene encoding glycerol-3-phosphate 1-O-acyltransferase PlsY encodes MWFLSMIVSYFLGAIPFSYIFPKLIKNNDVRKLGSHNVGTSNVVFTSGMKIGLLALLGDFFKGYFAYFLAVNLFYLSGWMLIFSCLAAVVGHNWSLFLKFKGGKGMATTWGIIFASNYIAGILFFLYALLITLTTKYIAIGTVMAVFLVLLSSFIPIFNFNQILILFLFLLILIKHTENFKKILNGTEYKINERMNP; translated from the coding sequence ATGTGGTTTCTTAGTATGATAGTTTCTTATTTTTTAGGAGCTATTCCGTTTAGTTATATTTTTCCAAAGCTTATAAAAAATAACGATGTAAGGAAACTTGGTAGCCATAACGTTGGAACATCTAACGTTGTTTTTACAAGTGGTATGAAAATAGGACTATTGGCACTTTTGGGTGATTTTTTTAAAGGTTATTTTGCGTATTTTTTAGCAGTAAATTTATTTTATTTGTCTGGTTGGATGCTTATTTTTTCGTGTTTGGCAGCGGTAGTTGGTCATAACTGGAGTTTGTTTTTGAAATTCAAAGGAGGAAAAGGAATGGCCACAACTTGGGGGATAATATTTGCTTCTAACTATATTGCCGGAATACTTTTTTTCCTTTATGCTTTGTTAATAACTCTAACAACTAAATACATAGCTATTGGAACAGTTATGGCGGTTTTTTTAGTATTATTATCTTCTTTTATCCCCATTTTCAATTTCAATCAAATTTTGATCCTTTTTTTGTTTTTATTAATACTTATAAAACATACTGAAAATTTTAAAAAAATTCTTAATGGCACTGAGTATAAGATAAATGAAAGGATGAACCCATAA